In one window of Euwallacea similis isolate ESF13 chromosome 4, ESF131.1, whole genome shotgun sequence DNA:
- the Sqor gene encoding sulfide:quinone oxidoreductase, mitochondrial — MFSQRCKTLSPKLFPILLNRNISASSSLKDKYSCKVLVVGGGTGGCAVAAKLSRSLKKTDLIVLEPSNDHYYQPLFTLVGGGIKKIKDARKNEGDVLPKNCTWLKDEAVEFDLKKNLVRAKKGDEIGYDYLIVATGIVQRYEKIPGLVEALEDENSGVCSIYSPKYAEKVFPILQKLESGNAIFTFPNSPIKCPGAPQKICYLTDDYLRKEKKRDNVKVMYNTSLPVIFGVKKYADALMKLCQERHIIVNNRTNLISVNGDKKEAIFENLDKPEQKNTLPFSMLHVSPPMSTISAINNNKDLTNPAGFVEVDKATMQHVRFPNVFALGDCSSSPNSKTAAAAAAQTQVVFKNLQAVMQGQKDLPLTYDGYASCPLVTSYDKCILAEFDYNLNPLETFPFSQDKERLSMFLLKKDIIPTIYWTLMMNGLWNGPALFRKIMHFGMDKQL; from the exons ATGTTTTCCCAACGTTGCAAAACGTTATCACCaaaactttttccaattttgctaAACCGAAATATTTCCGCGTCCAGCAGTCTTAAAGACAAATACAG CTGCAAGGTATTAGTAGTAGGGGGGGGCACCGGAGGGTGTGCTGTTGCTGCCAAACTCTCAAGAAGTCTCAAAAAAACTGATCTAATAGTATTAGAACCCAGCAATGACCACTATTATCAACCCCTCTTTACTCTTGTGGGGggaggaataaaaaaaatcaaagacgCTAGGAAAAACGAGGGAGATGTGTTACCAAAAAATTGTACTTGGCTCAAAGATGAAGCTGttgaatttgatttgaaaaagaaCCTTGTTAGGGCAAAGAAAGGAGATGAAATTGGGTATGATTATTTGATAGTGGCCACAGGGATTGTTCAACGATATGAGAAG ATTCCAGGTTTAGTGGAAGCCCTGGAGGATGAAAATTCAGGGGTGTGTTCTATATATTCTCCAAAGTATGCAGAAAAGGTGTTTCCAATTCTGCAAAAATTGGAGTCtggaaatgcaatttttacttTCCCAAATTCCCCAATTAAATGTCCTGGGGCCCctcaaaaaatttgttatctCACTGATGACTATCTAAGGAAg GAGAAAAAACGTGACAATGTTAAAGTCATGTATAACACTTCATTACCCGTTATATTTGGAGTGAAAAAGTATGCTGACGCCTTAATGAAGCTTTGCCAAGAGAGGCATATTATAGTAAATAATCGAACAAACTTGATCTCTGTTAATGGGGATAAAAAAGAAGCCATTTTCGAAAACCTAGATAAACCTGAGCAGAAAAACACTCTACCA ttttcaATGCTACATGTCTCTCCACCAATGTCCACTATCAGTGCAATAAACAACAACAAAGATTTAACAAATCCTGCAGGTTTCGTAGAAGTAGACAAGGCAACAATGCAGCATGTGAGATTCCCCAACGTGTTTGCTTTGGGTGACTGCAGCTCTTCTCCCAACTCTAAAACTGCAGCTGCAGCAG CCGCCCAAACTCAAGTCGTTTTCAAAAACTTGCAAGCTGTAATGCAGGGTCAAAAAGACCTGCCTTTGACCTACGACGGTTACGCCTCTTGTCCTTTAGTAACCAGTTATGACAAGTGCATATTAGCCgaatttgattataatttgAATCCCTTGGAAACGTTTCCCTTCAGTCAGGACAAGGAGCGATTGTCGATGTTTCTTTTGAAGAAGGATATAATTCCCACTATTTACTGGACTTTAATGATGAATGGACTCTGGAACGGACCGGCgcttttcaggaaaattatgcattttggCATGGATAAGCAGTTGTAG
- the Mcm3 gene encoding DNA replication licensing factor Mcm3 isoform X2, producing the protein MTDSHEQDIREAQSQYQDFLDDAEDQGKYTTLIKEMIDDKSRRLVINVNDLRRKNPQRAAALLNNAFEEQLAFQRALREIVNQINYEYAKECEELFIALEGSFGNKHLTPRTLTSRYLGNLICVEGIVSKCSLVYPKLVRSVHFCPATKKFMERKYTDLTSLEAVPSSAIYPTKDDEGNTLETEFGLCQYKDHQTISIQEMPEKAPAGQLPRVVDIICDNDLVDVCKPGDRVQVVGNFRCLPNHQGAFTNGVFRTIVIANNIKQLSKETTPLISREDVQRCKQLAKTNKNIFNLLSKSLAPSIHGHEYVKKAILCLLLGGVEKNLPNGTRLRGDINILLIGDPSVAKSQLLRYVLHTAPRAIPTTGRGSSGVGLTAAVTVDQESGERRLEAGAMVLADRGVVCIDEFDKMSDIDRTAIHEVMEQGRVTIAKAGIHASLNARCSVLAAANPVYGKYDQYKTPMENIGLQDSLLSRFDLLFVMLDTVNEFTDLEISDHVVRMHMYRNPLEQDGEVLPMGSAVDIFSTTNPDEDELRQVPVYEKYDALLHGNSRKRTDKILSVDFMRKYIHFVKILKPQLTDEASEIIAEEYSRLRSEEALENDVARTQPVTARTLETMIRLSTAHAKARISRLVTAEDAHVAIELIQYAYFKKVLEKEKKRRRRGSQSESDEDDDDNDNPKPKRSRQTNGAESEEEIASTQSSTRSRRGALNGTADMEVATESPSRVNGHAQDSNAMEVDEVPREISQDRLATFRTLLNRAFQENRTQALSLVRVEEFVNKENSTPYTQGEIKAAIEKMSEENQVMMADGILFII; encoded by the exons ATGACAGACTCCCATGAGCAAGACATACGTGAGGCTCAAAGCCAATATCAAGATTTCCTGGATGACGCA GAAGATCAAGGCAAATACACGACGTTGATAAAGGAAATGATAGATGATAAGAGCCGGAGACTGGTGATTAATGTAAATGATTTAAGGAGAAAAAACCCCCAAAGGGCAGCAGCCCTGTTGAACAATGCGTTTGAAGAGCAACTGGCCTTCCAAAGGGCTCTAAGGGAGATTGTCAACCAGATCAATTATGAATATGCAAAAGAGTGTGAAGAATTGTTTATTGCCCTTGAGGGCAGTTTCGGTAATAAGCATCTTACCCCTAGAACATTGACTTCTCGATATTTGGGTAATTTGATTTGTGTTGAAGGAATTGTCAGCAAAT GTTCTTTGGTTTACCCCAAATTGGTTAGAAGTGTCCACTTTTGTCCAGcaacaaaaaagttcatgGAACGCAAATACACTGATTTGACATCCCTAGAGGCAGTCCCTTCATCGGCCATTTACCCCACTAAA GACGATGAGGGTAATACCCTGGAAACGGAGTTTGGGCTTTGCCAATACAAAGACCATCAAACCATTTCCATTCAAGAGATGCCAGAAAAGGCGCCTGCAGGGCAGCTGCCTCGAGTGGTAGATATAATTTGTGATAATGATTTGGTGGATGTCTGCAAGCCTGGGGACAGGGTGCAAGTGGTGGGGAATTTCCGTTGTTTACCAAACCATCAAGGGGCATTTACCAATGGTGTCTTCag AACAATAGTGATtgcaaataatataaaacaacTGAGCAAGGAAACTACTCCTTTGATATCCAGAGAGGATGTGCAGAGGTGCAAGCAGTTGGcgaaaaccaataaaaatatattcaatttgTTATCCAAGTCTTTGGCTCCTTCGATTCATGGTCATGAATATGTGAAGAAGGCCATATTATGCCTTTTGCTAG GTGGGGTGGAGAAAAACCTCCCCAATGGCACACGCCTTAGAGGGGACATAAATATCCTCCTAATTGGCGACCCTAGTGTTGCTAAATCCCAACTTTTGCGCTACGTGTTGCACACAGCCCCACGTGCCATCCCTACCACTGGCAGGGGTTCTTCAGGAGTGGGTTTAACTGCCGCCGTTACTGTGGATCAGGAGAGTGGGGAGAGACGATTGGAGGCGGGCGCTATGGTTCTCGCCGACAGGGGCGTGGTGTGCATTGATGAATTTGATAAAATGAGTGATATAGATAGAACTGCTATTCATGAGGTTATGGAGCAGGGCAGAGTCACTATTGCGAAAGCAGGCATTCATGCCAGTTTAAATGCTCGGTGTTCAGTATTAGCAGCAGCCAATCCAGTATATGGAAAGTATGACCAATACAAAACCCCAATGGAAAACATAGGTCTACAAGACTCTCTACTATCTCGGTTCGATCTTTTGTTCGTCATGTTGGATACTGTGAATGAATTTACAGATTTAGAAATATCTGACCATGTAGTTCGAATGCACATGTACAGAAATCCATTGGAGCAAGATGGAGAGGTACTTCCAATGGGTTCAGCAGTGGATATTTTCAGCACAACAAACCCAGACGAAGACGAATTGAGACAGGTGCCCGTTTACGAGAAATATGATGCGCTGTTGCATGGCAATAGCCGCAAGAGAACTGACAAAATATTAAGCGTGGATTTTATGAGAAAGTATATTCATTTTGTGAAGATTTTGAAGCCACAATTAACCGATGAAGCCTCAGAAATCATCGCTGAGGAATATTCAAGGTTGAGATCAGAAGAGGCTTTGGAAAATGATGTTGCAAGG ACGCAACCGGTGACGGCTCGTACTCTCGAAACAATGATCCGTCTTTCGACTGCCCACGCCAAAGCCCGAATCTCCCGCCTTGTGACCGCAGAAGACGCTCATGTTGCAATCGAACTAATCCAATACGCCTATTTCAAGAAGGTCCTGGAAAAGGAGAAGAAAAGGCGAAGAAGAGGCAGCCAATCGGAGAGTGACGAGGACGACGACGATAATGATAACCCTAAACCGAAGAGAAGCAGACAAACCAATGGGGCAGAGTCTGAAGAAGAAATTGCGTCAACTCAAAGCTCCACTAGGAGTAGGAGAGGAGCCTTAAATGGCACTGCAGACATGGAGGTGGCCACTGAGTCGCCTTCTAGGGTCAATGGACATGCACAGGACTCAAATGCTATGGAGGTGGATGAGGTGCCACGGGAAATTTCTCAGGACAG attGGCGACATTTAGAACCTTACTAAATAGGGCCTTCCAGGAGAACAGGACTCAGGCTTTGAGTTTGGTAAGAGTCGAGGAATTTGTGAACAAAGAGAATAGTACTCCCTATACGCAAGGAGAAATTAAGGCTGCTATCGAGAAGATGTCTGAGGAGAATCAGGTAATGATGGCCGatggaattttgtttattatttaa
- the Mcm3 gene encoding DNA replication licensing factor Mcm3 isoform X1: MTDSHEQDIREAQSQYQDFLDDAEDQGKYTTLIKEMIDDKSRRLVINVNDLRRKNPQRAAALLNNAFEEQLAFQRALREIVNQINYEYAKECEELFIALEGSFGNKHLTPRTLTSRYLGNLICVEGIVSKCKLHLLLLYMLVCIYKYMTQLGSLVYPKLVRSVHFCPATKKFMERKYTDLTSLEAVPSSAIYPTKDDEGNTLETEFGLCQYKDHQTISIQEMPEKAPAGQLPRVVDIICDNDLVDVCKPGDRVQVVGNFRCLPNHQGAFTNGVFRTIVIANNIKQLSKETTPLISREDVQRCKQLAKTNKNIFNLLSKSLAPSIHGHEYVKKAILCLLLGGVEKNLPNGTRLRGDINILLIGDPSVAKSQLLRYVLHTAPRAIPTTGRGSSGVGLTAAVTVDQESGERRLEAGAMVLADRGVVCIDEFDKMSDIDRTAIHEVMEQGRVTIAKAGIHASLNARCSVLAAANPVYGKYDQYKTPMENIGLQDSLLSRFDLLFVMLDTVNEFTDLEISDHVVRMHMYRNPLEQDGEVLPMGSAVDIFSTTNPDEDELRQVPVYEKYDALLHGNSRKRTDKILSVDFMRKYIHFVKILKPQLTDEASEIIAEEYSRLRSEEALENDVARTQPVTARTLETMIRLSTAHAKARISRLVTAEDAHVAIELIQYAYFKKVLEKEKKRRRRGSQSESDEDDDDNDNPKPKRSRQTNGAESEEEIASTQSSTRSRRGALNGTADMEVATESPSRVNGHAQDSNAMEVDEVPREISQDRLATFRTLLNRAFQENRTQALSLVRVEEFVNKENSTPYTQGEIKAAIEKMSEENQVMMADGILFII; this comes from the exons ATGACAGACTCCCATGAGCAAGACATACGTGAGGCTCAAAGCCAATATCAAGATTTCCTGGATGACGCA GAAGATCAAGGCAAATACACGACGTTGATAAAGGAAATGATAGATGATAAGAGCCGGAGACTGGTGATTAATGTAAATGATTTAAGGAGAAAAAACCCCCAAAGGGCAGCAGCCCTGTTGAACAATGCGTTTGAAGAGCAACTGGCCTTCCAAAGGGCTCTAAGGGAGATTGTCAACCAGATCAATTATGAATATGCAAAAGAGTGTGAAGAATTGTTTATTGCCCTTGAGGGCAGTTTCGGTAATAAGCATCTTACCCCTAGAACATTGACTTCTCGATATTTGGGTAATTTGATTTGTGTTGAAGGAATTGTCAGCAAATGTAAgttacatttattattattatacatgTTAGTATgcatatataaatatatgacACAATTAGGTTCTTTGGTTTACCCCAAATTGGTTAGAAGTGTCCACTTTTGTCCAGcaacaaaaaagttcatgGAACGCAAATACACTGATTTGACATCCCTAGAGGCAGTCCCTTCATCGGCCATTTACCCCACTAAA GACGATGAGGGTAATACCCTGGAAACGGAGTTTGGGCTTTGCCAATACAAAGACCATCAAACCATTTCCATTCAAGAGATGCCAGAAAAGGCGCCTGCAGGGCAGCTGCCTCGAGTGGTAGATATAATTTGTGATAATGATTTGGTGGATGTCTGCAAGCCTGGGGACAGGGTGCAAGTGGTGGGGAATTTCCGTTGTTTACCAAACCATCAAGGGGCATTTACCAATGGTGTCTTCag AACAATAGTGATtgcaaataatataaaacaacTGAGCAAGGAAACTACTCCTTTGATATCCAGAGAGGATGTGCAGAGGTGCAAGCAGTTGGcgaaaaccaataaaaatatattcaatttgTTATCCAAGTCTTTGGCTCCTTCGATTCATGGTCATGAATATGTGAAGAAGGCCATATTATGCCTTTTGCTAG GTGGGGTGGAGAAAAACCTCCCCAATGGCACACGCCTTAGAGGGGACATAAATATCCTCCTAATTGGCGACCCTAGTGTTGCTAAATCCCAACTTTTGCGCTACGTGTTGCACACAGCCCCACGTGCCATCCCTACCACTGGCAGGGGTTCTTCAGGAGTGGGTTTAACTGCCGCCGTTACTGTGGATCAGGAGAGTGGGGAGAGACGATTGGAGGCGGGCGCTATGGTTCTCGCCGACAGGGGCGTGGTGTGCATTGATGAATTTGATAAAATGAGTGATATAGATAGAACTGCTATTCATGAGGTTATGGAGCAGGGCAGAGTCACTATTGCGAAAGCAGGCATTCATGCCAGTTTAAATGCTCGGTGTTCAGTATTAGCAGCAGCCAATCCAGTATATGGAAAGTATGACCAATACAAAACCCCAATGGAAAACATAGGTCTACAAGACTCTCTACTATCTCGGTTCGATCTTTTGTTCGTCATGTTGGATACTGTGAATGAATTTACAGATTTAGAAATATCTGACCATGTAGTTCGAATGCACATGTACAGAAATCCATTGGAGCAAGATGGAGAGGTACTTCCAATGGGTTCAGCAGTGGATATTTTCAGCACAACAAACCCAGACGAAGACGAATTGAGACAGGTGCCCGTTTACGAGAAATATGATGCGCTGTTGCATGGCAATAGCCGCAAGAGAACTGACAAAATATTAAGCGTGGATTTTATGAGAAAGTATATTCATTTTGTGAAGATTTTGAAGCCACAATTAACCGATGAAGCCTCAGAAATCATCGCTGAGGAATATTCAAGGTTGAGATCAGAAGAGGCTTTGGAAAATGATGTTGCAAGG ACGCAACCGGTGACGGCTCGTACTCTCGAAACAATGATCCGTCTTTCGACTGCCCACGCCAAAGCCCGAATCTCCCGCCTTGTGACCGCAGAAGACGCTCATGTTGCAATCGAACTAATCCAATACGCCTATTTCAAGAAGGTCCTGGAAAAGGAGAAGAAAAGGCGAAGAAGAGGCAGCCAATCGGAGAGTGACGAGGACGACGACGATAATGATAACCCTAAACCGAAGAGAAGCAGACAAACCAATGGGGCAGAGTCTGAAGAAGAAATTGCGTCAACTCAAAGCTCCACTAGGAGTAGGAGAGGAGCCTTAAATGGCACTGCAGACATGGAGGTGGCCACTGAGTCGCCTTCTAGGGTCAATGGACATGCACAGGACTCAAATGCTATGGAGGTGGATGAGGTGCCACGGGAAATTTCTCAGGACAG attGGCGACATTTAGAACCTTACTAAATAGGGCCTTCCAGGAGAACAGGACTCAGGCTTTGAGTTTGGTAAGAGTCGAGGAATTTGTGAACAAAGAGAATAGTACTCCCTATACGCAAGGAGAAATTAAGGCTGCTATCGAGAAGATGTCTGAGGAGAATCAGGTAATGATGGCCGatggaattttgtttattatttaa